In Deinococcus carri, one DNA window encodes the following:
- a CDS encoding winged helix-turn-helix transcriptional regulator, producing the protein MSLRHTEVTGALEPCGDQDHPDCGVRDVLERIGDKWTVLVIAELSPGPRRFKAIQRAIHSISQRMLTLTLRRLERDGLVSRTVVPTVPPQVTYALTARGRSLTQVVQTLVEWAQAHQLPIRESRHSWDEEEQRRLPQ; encoded by the coding sequence GTGTCTCTGAGACACACGGAAGTAACCGGGGCGCTTGAGCCGTGTGGGGATCAGGATCACCCAGATTGCGGTGTCCGGGACGTTCTGGAACGGATCGGCGACAAATGGACGGTGCTGGTCATCGCGGAACTTTCCCCAGGGCCGCGCCGCTTCAAGGCCATCCAGCGGGCCATTCACAGCATCTCGCAGCGCATGCTCACCCTGACCTTGCGCCGCCTGGAAAGGGACGGCCTCGTGAGCCGAACGGTGGTTCCCACCGTGCCGCCCCAGGTGACCTATGCACTCACGGCGAGGGGCCGGAGCCTGACGCAGGTGGTGCAGACGTTGGTGGAGTGGGCTCAGGCCCATCAGCTTCCGATTCGGGAGTCCAGGCACTCCTGGGATGAGGAAGAGCAACGGCGCTTGCCACAATAA
- a CDS encoding PLP-dependent aminotransferase family protein, translating to MSIESGSASSRQRLLLALKALLQHELQPGEQLPSVRELTRRYRTSPVTVSGVLAQLARDGLIVTRPGHGTFVAEAIPAPLGRDLGWQTVTLSGRSALPGHVQDLFRPPLPDTLPLGSGYPDETLQPLDLLGKALKEAAKRPGVWSRLPPEGLEALRVWLARELGGEYRASDVLIVPGGQAGLSTVLRALLPPGAPLLVESPTYYGVLAAAHAVGVQPIPVPADAQGIRPDLLDVALRSSGAKVVYLQPRYANPTGAVLTPERRVAVLAAAERAGAFILEDDYARDLTLEGEPLPPLALAGEGRVVYLRSLTKAAAPGLRIAALIARGPVLTRLRNARAVEDYFLAGPMQEVALGVLTARGWPRHLKDLQGALRVRRDTMVRALAQHWPEARLFLVPQGGYNLWVQLPGGLGDLAFAEGAARAGVQVSAGSGFFPEESDEAFVRLSYAAASSGVIEEAVCRLKPLVQGVNS from the coding sequence ATGTCCATCGAGAGTGGAAGTGCCTCCAGCAGACAACGCCTGTTGCTCGCCCTGAAAGCACTTCTCCAGCATGAGTTGCAACCCGGTGAACAACTGCCCTCGGTTCGCGAGTTGACGCGCCGTTACAGGACCAGCCCTGTGACGGTGAGTGGGGTGCTGGCGCAGCTTGCACGCGACGGCCTGATTGTCACCCGTCCGGGCCACGGAACGTTCGTGGCGGAGGCCATCCCCGCGCCCCTGGGGCGCGACCTCGGGTGGCAGACCGTCACCCTCTCCGGGCGCTCCGCCCTGCCGGGGCATGTTCAAGACCTGTTCCGGCCCCCGCTCCCCGACACCCTGCCCCTGGGCAGCGGGTACCCGGACGAGACGCTGCAACCCCTGGACCTGCTGGGTAAGGCCCTGAAAGAAGCGGCCAAACGCCCCGGAGTGTGGTCGCGTCTGCCCCCTGAGGGGCTTGAAGCGCTGCGGGTCTGGCTCGCACGGGAACTGGGCGGAGAGTACCGGGCGTCAGACGTGCTGATCGTCCCGGGTGGGCAGGCGGGGCTTTCGACCGTCCTGCGCGCCCTGCTGCCCCCCGGCGCGCCGCTGCTGGTGGAGTCGCCGACGTATTACGGCGTGCTTGCCGCCGCGCACGCCGTCGGCGTGCAGCCTATCCCCGTTCCGGCCGACGCCCAGGGGATTCGGCCTGACTTGCTGGACGTGGCGTTGCGCTCCTCTGGCGCGAAGGTCGTGTATCTGCAACCGCGGTATGCCAATCCGACAGGTGCCGTGCTCACCCCCGAACGCCGTGTGGCGGTGCTGGCGGCGGCGGAGCGGGCCGGCGCGTTCATCCTTGAGGATGACTACGCCCGTGACCTCACCCTGGAAGGTGAACCGCTGCCACCCCTGGCCTTGGCGGGTGAGGGGCGCGTCGTGTATCTGCGCTCGCTGACCAAGGCGGCGGCCCCCGGTCTGCGGATCGCGGCCCTGATCGCGCGCGGCCCGGTCTTGACGCGTCTGCGAAACGCGCGTGCCGTCGAGGACTACTTTCTGGCGGGGCCGATGCAAGAAGTGGCCCTGGGTGTCCTGACTGCCCGGGGCTGGCCGCGTCACCTCAAGGACCTGCAAGGCGCGCTGCGGGTGCGGCGGGACACGATGGTGCGGGCGCTGGCCCAACATTGGCCTGAAGCGCGGCTGTTCCTCGTCCCGCAAGGCGGGTACAACCTGTGGGTGCAGTTGCCCGGGGGGTTGGGGGACTTGGCGTTCGCGGAGGGAGCGGCGCGTGCCGGGGTGCAGGTCAGTGCGGGGAGTGGGTTCTTTCCGGAGGAATCGGATGAGGCGTTCGTGCGCCTGAGTTATGCGGCAGCCAGTTCCGGCGTCATAGAAGAAGCTGTGTGCCGGTTAAAACCATTGGTGCAGGGCGTGAACTCGTGA